Genomic DNA from Gossypium hirsutum isolate 1008001.06 chromosome A01, Gossypium_hirsutum_v2.1, whole genome shotgun sequence:
gtcttgtccacatggacgatgttgaagctcctacaccgaccgttttctccataatctttcaatatacctaaggaaatcttttctgatgtggaagatcagttcaaactgcaactacagagcatactacgattaaccttcggctttgataccacttgttgttccaatagggtccgaagcgtgtaaattattgtactaaaaaatcacacaaagttcaattcctagggaagagaggtggatcacatggatctcttaaataccaagtctttccttagtcagaatatcccttctatagtaatttaatagcacaattaaatactactattataccctcaaatattgaaagaaaaataggacaagaaagaacacaagagttttaacgaggttcggtaaactatacctacgtcctcgggcactaacaccagatgataactttactatcttcaaaatattacaaacaaatagaattccttaagaattctcaaatgggagaagaaagaaaactaagagagaaagattggttgggatggtgtaaatgagaaatggttatgcctatttatagttgaggttcagggactaaattgcaaatggcctaaaaaattagggaccaaaattgcaattatcccattcaactttaaacaacttgcctaccatttttttctttcggtgccacttgcacctcccatttttttgacttttcaacaccccttttaatttgacttttcaacactAGCAACGAAAGCAAGAGCAATTATAGCAAAAGCTACATTCTATTGTTGTTGCAGTATCAAGGATATGGAGCTGTAGTCGCCTAATAGTCAAGATGTTTTAGTTTACTTTCATGTAATAGTACTTTATTGTCCCAGTTCAAAactaaaatattacttttaagtAATGTTTCAGTTTCTATCTTGGTTTTTGCTTTAGTACAAAAGAGTTTGAATGAAATGGCTCAAGTTAGGGACCTTGGTTATACTTTGAAAATTGAAAAGACCAGTAAATATACAGTTCTTTTATGTACTTGGAACCCATGTTATTCAAGCATGAAATCATAGTTACAATATATGTGCTTTGACAAGGTCaaagtgaaaaatattttttaggggAGACTATAATTAAGatgtaatttttaaaggattaaattaaaattttattacttttaggtgtcaaagtgcaattttatcaatgtgcaaaagttatatattaaggGTATAGTTAACTTGCTTAGAAAAGAGTCACATTCTCTACATTATCTGTTtgttaatttggaagatcaaaacaaTAAGATTCGAATATTCTAAAAAATTGATGAATACAGGTACACTTTCGCatttaattttgatttgttaTTAATGATTTAACATGATAGACTCTAGTTTACAAGTAATTAAGTTTTTATCAGATCTTATTTTTACGGTTCTAACAGTGAAAACATATATAACTTAGATCATGGCCAGTCAACTGTTATTGACAAGTTCAGACCTATCTAGGTATCAATTAAGGGCCTAAAATGATATGTAAGCTATTCAAATtcgaatagaaaaaaattaagtttgaTTCATCGTTCTTGAGTTGAGCTCAAGCTCGAGTGAGCAGAGTTCAagtattttgttttaataatatGGTTTCGACCCTTTAAAATGTGAAGTTTCATTTTTTGCCCATTAAAATTTTccaagatttaatttaataaatagtaaaattatactttaaccttcaagaataataaaattttgatttaattttaaaaattataaaaatataaactattaaaatagtaaaattacattttaactctaaGAATGTACTATTCTTTTATGTGCTTGGGTCCATATTATTCATGAATGAAACCATAACAACaatataatgtaattttttttcctaGATTTAGCATCAGtatgattatattatttatatgtatCAATCATTCTTAAAACCAATTATAACACTTTGCCTTAGCAATTATAATCTTGAGAAGCATTATCATTAATGTAAACTCTCATATTTTCATTATAGTACATCAGTCTTTCATATATAGAATCATAATTGCCTGAAATTGAAAGGGATTTTCACTTGCTAACATGATTTTCAATGGTAGTGCTTTCCTTTGTTTAGGTATGGTGAGGTTTACACAGAGAACAATGTTGTCTTGGTAAATCAATGCTGCTTTATCCAAGAAGCATTCATGAAGATAAGTTCTAGAGCTTGAAGCTTAACAAGGGGTTCACAGTGCCTACCCAgtattttgtttgtgaaaaaaggGTTTGTAGACGAAATCCGGTAGGTTGGCTTAGTTATTACAGAACTACAAGGTGCAGTTGTTGGAAGTTGATGAATAAAGAAGCTATTCTTCGAGTGAAAAAGAATGTGGTAAAAGATGAAACTGCGGGAGAATCGACATTTTTTATAACTGACGATCTAAGAATAATGCAAGGATTACCAGGTGATTTAATTCAATCCCTTCTCAATTTTGGTATCAAGAATGTTAGTCTCATTGAAGAAAAGGTTCTAGAAATTGGATCAGCAGAGGTAATTTTGATAATTTCCTTTTTACTACTTTCTAACTTCCAATGTGATTTAAGTTTCATAATTGTGTGTCCTTTTGCTTACAGATGTGTAATCTTTTGAGCCATCTTTTTATCTCAAAGATGACGTTAACCGATGTTTTTCTGAGAAAACAAGGAATTCTCAGCAGTACAGCCATGCTCGATGAGCAATTCATGCTCGTACGAGCACCTAATATGAAAGAGTCAAATGAAAATGATGGCAAAAGAAGTGTGAAAATAATGTTGAGAAAGTCTGATAGCAAGTTATTATATGCTGAAGCAAGTGCAAATTTTGTTGACCTCTTATTTAGCTTCCTCACCATTCCATTAGAATCTGTGTTAGAACTTGTTGATGGTAATGGTAACGTCACAATTGGATGCATATCGAACTTCTTGAACGATTTAAACACTATATTCTccataaagaaaaagaaatcccgGAAATGTGTTCTTCCCCTGTTTATAGTTGTCCCGATGTGTTTCCCGATATCCGTTCTTGTAAACCTCCTAAATATTATTGTTACTCAGTACCAAGACCAAATGGCCTTAACTTCTACTTGACATGTTACCATGAAACAGGCAGGCTGTTAACATTTATGGACCCGAAGTCTCCAACGCCAAACACGGAAAATAGTTCGGGCTATGTTGAGAAAAACTCACTGTTTGTTATAACAGATAATCTTGTAGTGAAATCTCTATCCTCGGTTTCTAGCATTTCTTTACTAAAGGAAATAGGGATCTCGGTCGATGATGTTGAAGAGCAAGTTATTATCATTGGAGAGGTTGAAGTAAGTCATTCTCCTTGTGAGTTTTGATCAATCTAAATTTCCCATTTTCAGTCACTTTATAATCATAATCTGTAATGTAATTGTTGGAGTTTCATCAATCTTTAACCGGGTAAAGTAAGAATTTCAAACAGAGCACCAGCAGCAACGTATTATACCCAGGtaaaatatgaaggaaaaatgcttgaaGTTCAAGCTTTTAGCTACTGTCAAGAATAGAGAacagaacttagaatttttagaagGCAAAGGAAGAATGGAGCATATGGAAGAAAATCTGATAATTTTCATTAACATAAACAATGGCATATTGCCAATACATAAATCAAGCTTTTAGCTTGTCAAAATCAACATGTAGTCAACTAATCTACACCAACTACCACTAAGACATTGGAACTTACAAAACTAAACTTGTACATGAAAGAAAAGCTGATTAACAGCTCATTCATACATCAATCTTCTACCTAATGTAGTTCAATATGAACCAAAAAGAGTTACATTGACTAAAacaacaaaatgaacaaaaacagATTGCAGCACTTGGTTCGACAGCTTCTGGTCTTGGCCTGCTCTGCATGATCGGATGACTGGTGCTTGAGCTGCATGGAGGGCCACATtctaacactcctccttggactctATGCTGCTAACTCCAAGTTCTTTCCTTAACTTGATAAATCTTGAAGTACTTAGGCCCTTTGTGAAAATGTCAGCAACTTGGTCTTCTGAATTGCAATGAACCAGCTCTATTTCTCgagcttgttccatctcccttaCTACATGCAATTTAATGTTGAAGTGTTTGGTTCTACCATGGAAGacaggattctttgcaattgcaacagcagacaTGTTATCACAATAAATCTCTGTTGCTTCCTTTTGATATAGGTTTAAATCACCAAGGATTTTCCTAAGCCAGATGGCTTGGTTTACTGCTCCAGCAGCAGCCACATACTCAGCTTCTGCTGTTGACTGAGCAACAATTGATTGCTTCTTGGAGCTCCAGCAAAACATAGCTGAACCAAGGGTAAAGGCATACCCTGAGGTACTCTTCAAGTCATCTTTTgatccagcccagtcactatcagtatAACCAATGAGTCTTAGATCTTTTGCCTTGCTGTAATGCATGCCATAGTTCAGGGTACCTTTGATGTACCTGAGGACTCTTTTTGCTGCTCGAAAATGGTCCTCATTGCAACAGTGCATAAATCTTGATAATAGACTCACTACAAACATTATGTCAGGTCTTGTGGCTGTTAAGTACAGCAAGCATCCAACCAGGCTTCTATAGGTTGTCTCACAAACCTTTTCTGAGTTGCTTTGACTTGTTAATCtttctccaacagcaactggAGTGCTTGTTGCTTTACAATTCTGCATTGAGAATTTTTTCAGAATCTTTATAGCAAAAGTTCTTTGACTAAAAAAGAATCCAGCCTGTGATTGTGTCACTTCCATCCCTAGAAAGTAGGTCATTTCTCCAAGATCAGACATCTCAAACATTTGATGCATTTTGGTTTTGAAATCAGTAAGTATGGCTTGATCTCCTCCTGTAACCAATAAGTCATCAACATACACAGACACAATAAGCTGTGTTTTACCATTTTCCTTTTTGACATACAGAGTAGGCTCACTGAGGCTTCTTTCGAATCTCAAACCAACCAGATAACTGTCAATTCTACTATACCAGGCCCGAGGAGCTTGTTTTAACCCATACAAGGCCTTCTTCAGCCTGTAGACCATGTCTTCCTTGTGTGGCACTTTGAAACCTTCAGGTTGCTCCACATATATCTCCTCTTCTAGGTAACCATTGAGAAAAGCTGATTTTACATCAAGCTGATAGATTTTCCACTCCATTTGAGCTGCTAAGGCAACCAACAGCCTGATGGTGTCTAACCTGGCCACTGGTGCGAATGTTTTCATGTAGTCCAGACCATACTTTTGGCTAAAGCCTTTCACAACTAGCCTGGCTTTGAGCTTGTTTAGGCTCCCATCTGCATTCTGCTtggctcgatagacccattttactccaatAACTTTCCTGTTGTCTGGCCTAGGAACCAGTTCCCATGTCTGGTTCTTCTCTATCATGGCTATCTCATCAGACATTGCCTGTCTCCAACCTTCATGTGCTTCATCATATTCAAAGCAGCCTGGTTCTTCTTGTGAAACATGTGCCCTCTCATAAACTTCAGCTAATGTTCTTGTGCCtctgactggttcatcatcaacaTCCATGTCAGGCTCATTTTGCTCAGAATCAAACTGATCAGTCATGAGTTCTTCAGAGGTGGCTTCAGGTTGATTTCTTTCCCAATTCCAATATGCCTTCTCATCAAATACTACATCCCTGCTTACTTGAACTTTGTTGGCTGAGGGATCCAAGATCCTATAACCCTTTTTTACAGAGCTATAGCCTACCAGAATACCAGGTTTGGCTCTTTTTGACAGCTTGTCTCTCTTTATAGCTGGTATGTGAGCATAGCATAAGCAACCAAACACCCTTAGGTGCTGTACTGAAGGTTTGAATCCAAGCCAGCCTTCGAATGGAGTCTTTTGTTTTAAGGTTTTGGTTGGAAGCCTGTTTTGTAAGTAGACTGCAGTGTTAACTGCTTCAGCCCACAAATTTTTAGGCAATTTCTTCTCAAACAAGAGACATCTAGCCATATCCAATAggcttctattttttctttcactaaCCCCATTCTGTTGAGGTGTATAAACATTTGTTAACTGGTGTTTGATGCCAGCATCATTACAGAAGGCTTGGAACTGGGCTGAAGTGTACTCATCCCCACTATTTAACCTAATGGTCTTTATCTTGCAGCGTGTTTCTGTTTCTACTGCAGCTTTGAACTTCATAAACACTTGAGCAACCTCAGacttatgctttaaaaaataaaccCAGCAGTATCTGgtaaaatcatcaatgaagagaATAAAGTACCTGTTGCCACTAAGTGACTCAGTTCTCATGGGGCCACAAACATCAGTGTGCACTAATTCCAGCTTGCTTGATGCTCTCCAGGTGGTGTTTGCAGGAAATGGAAGCCTAGCTTGCTTTCCCATCTGACAGACTTCACGAACATCTTCATTCTGAACTGTCTTGGTGAAGTTTTCAACCATTTCCTTACTGACCATCCGAGCCATAGACTTAAAGTTGGCATGACCaagtctttgatgccaaagcttggtaTTTTCTGTTGAAGCTGTATGGGCTATGTGTGAGTCACCTGACCAGTCAACTTCAAAACATTTGTCACTCATGGTGACTGTTATAAGGCTTGATCCATTTGGATCAGTGATTTGGCACTCTTGACCTTTGAACACAACAGAGTAGCCCTTTTCAAGCAGTTGAGCAATGCTGAGAagatttctatcaatttcaggtACCAACAGCACATTTTTGATGATCTTGTCACCTGTGGCAGTGCATATCAGCACTTCTCCTTTGCCTTCAGCATTTatgaactgaccatttccaattttCACCCTGGTTTTGCAACACCTAAACATCCACCTAACACCACTAAGTTacattggaatttatgaaaacaTTACTTGCACACATAGGTAAACTGATTTATCAATCTGTCAGTACCTAATTACATTAAAAGCTATACTAACttagttcattttgaactaaAAAACTAACCTAGTGCTTGAAGTAACATAGCAGCTTGAACTTTAGCCAGCATAAGTATGGCTTTGCAGCTTGTTCTGCTTCTTGGCTGTTTCATGTGCTGCATGCATgccaacttcaacactcctccttggcttgCATGTTACATAATCCTAGCTTAGCTTGCAAATCAGTGAACCTTGCTGTTACAACAAGCATACGTGCTGCAGCATGTTTAGAAGCTGCATGCACTTAACCAAAAATAtaacagcagcatggttggccattTTCAACACTACTAGTCTGCTTTTGAACTTGGCAGTCCTTATATGCTTTGGTTAAAGTTGAACTTGCACAAGCACTTCATTTTCAACTTTTCTCAACCATGGActcattttcaaccaaatctGACTCACACACTTGACTATCTTAGTCTTTTGTGCCGCAGATTTGTTCATCAAATGGAGTGTTCTCCTCCTTCACAGCCTTGGTTGGTATCACCATTCAAACACATCTTGCCTTGTTCCCTTGTTAATTACAGTCCTGCTTCTTCTTGCTTCCACATGTTGTTGACCTCGCACCTTTGACAGATTCGCATCTTTGCATACTGTCTTCAGTAGGTGTCTTCAACAGGCTCCCAACTATCACTTCTCGCTAAGCTTGCAGCTTTGACATCTTACTAAGCTTGCAGCTTGCACATTTTTGCTGAGCCTGCAGCTTGCACATTGGAAAGCTCACATTATTTCCTTGaaaactcctccttcagcttatTCAAGCTTGTTTGGGAGTCTCTTATGGTTGAGCTGATGTTTTCTTCTCTTCAAGCAGTCCTTGATGACATGCTTTGACAACTTCTTTCTTTTAACAAGCAGCGGAAGCAAAATCAATGGCCCTTAAGACTAAGGtcatgataccaattgttggagttTCAACAATCTTAAAACCGGGTAAAGTAAGAATTTCAAACAGAGCACCAGCAACAACGTATTATACCCAGGtaaaatatgaaggaaaaatgcttgaaGTTCAAGCTTTTAGCTACTGTCAAGAATAGAGAAcagaacttaaaatttttagaaggCAAAGGAAGAATGGAGCATATGGAAGAAAATCTGATAATTTTCATTAACATAAACAATGGCATATTGCCAATACATAAATCAAGCTTTTAGCTTGTCAAAATCAACATGTGGTCAACTAATCTACACCAACTACCACTAAGACATTGGAACTTACAAAACTAAACTTGTACATGAAAGAAAAGCTGATTAAGAGCTCATTCATACATCAATCTTCTACCTAATGTAGTTCAATATGAACCAAAAAGAGTTACATTGACTAAAacaacaaaatgaacaaaaacagATTGCAGCACTTGGTTCGACAGCTTCTGGTCTTGGCCTGCTCTGCATGATCGGATGACTGGTGCTTGAGCTGCATGGAGGGCCACATTCTAACAGTAATATTGTTATGCAGGCGGTTGCTTTATTGAAGGCTTGTTTGTGTTCATCTTCAGCTTTGTcagatttaatgaaagtttatgtCTAGCAGCCAAATCAAGAGCAATTATATCAAAAGCTATATTATATTAGTGTCGGTATCAAGGATATGTAGTTGTAGTCGCCTAATATTCTAAGATGTTTAGTACTTTATTATCTCAGTTCAATactaaaatattacttttaagcAATGTTTCATTTTCATCTCAAACTTTTTGCATCTCCTTGTTTTTCTATCTTGGTTTTTGCTTCACTGTCTTAGTACAAAAGAGTTTGAATGAAATAGCTCACGTTAGGGACCTTGGTTATACTTTGAAAATTGAAAAGACCAGTAAGTATACAGTTCTTTTATGTGCTTTGAATCCATGTTATTCAAGAATGAAAccataatcataatataattttctGAGGCTGAGCCAAAAACAAATAGCAGCGTCTATGCTGTGTTAAGAATACATTGACAGGCTCTGACTATGTTAACACCAGATGGAGTTCATGATTCGGTATTAACTCTCTTACCATGGTGTGTACAAAGTGGTCCACATTTTTGCCGATGACTGCAGTTTCGAGGTGGTCACCATCGGTTCTgtaattcataatttttggtaCTAAAAATGAAGAAACAAGGAGTTGCAATATGTTGAAGATGTTACAAACGTTACTTAAAAGTAACTGAGAATTTGACAacttcaaattgaaaataaattgaaagatGAACTATTGCCCGTAATAAAAGATGTAAACTTTACTTCAAAATTagcataatgtgattttggatttAAGAATTTTCTgttcttttcattttgttttggtttCTGTTTTGTGGAAGACGAGTTGAAGGACTAGAAACTTAGCATGAATTTTAGTGTGCCTACAGAGTATTTCATATGCGAAAACTGGTAATGTCGAAAATCGGGTGGTATAGTTGACAACAGAAGCTGGTAAACTGATGGGAGATGCGGTAAACCTGAAATTAATGGAGACTCAATGTTCTTCATCACTGCTGAGTTAAGAGTGATGAAAGGTTTAACAGGTGATCTCATTCAATTCCTTCATAGGCTTGGTGTCAAGAATGTTAATAAGAATGCTGTTAAGGTTCTAAAACTTGGTCCAAAAGAGGTACTGTGTACTTAACTTACTTCCGTATTCTTCCTTTAAATATGGTTATCATAGTATTGTGTCCCTTTGCTTGCTTTTATCAGATACCTAATCTTTGAGCCATTCATCGAACTCAAAGACAACTCTAACTGATGTTTTTCTGAGACAACAGAGAATGATGTTCGTTGAACAGTTCATGCTCGTAGCTCCAAATATGAAGGAGACAACTGAACATGGTGGCAAAGCAAGAGTAAATATTTGGAATTGTTGCAGCCGATGTTGTAATATACTTTCAACTTGAATTTTTTGTGATATTCTCAGTTAAAACTCAACAGTAGTTTTAAACAATATTTAATCAACATCTCCAACATATTGCGACTCCTTGTCTCTCTATCTCCAGTATTTATGTGGATCAATACATACAATACTAAATACCTCACATTTAATGCCAGGGAATATTAAACAAATGTTGGATATTTAAGATTTTTACTAGGTACTCTAAGAATAGTCTGGCAGTTTGTACTAGATTACATATATCATGTTATAAAAACTTGATGGACAACCCTGTCTGTGTCACAAATAGATGCAGGTTCACAACAAGACCGCTGATGCCAATGGATGTCTGTCAGTGTCAACATGGTTATTCAAACAGAAAGGCAATTAGTTTGAGTTTAGCAAGAGCCTGTAAATAAATTCTTAAAACACATAGCACATAATACTCTTCTTTTGTATGTTTCAGATGCTAGGTAGGGAATTGCAAGTTGGTAGGATGAGTCGTGCAAGTTAAGACTGCATTGCAATTCATagctatttttttatatctatgaTGATTTTTGTAAAAGAATCGATATTGTTTAATTCTAAATCCGGAATCTTTGTTATTagataaaatataagtatatttTTGGTTCTTAAAAGTAAGAATGCAAACCATTTTGAAATATGATCTAATTGTTGCCAGTGAAAACATGTAAATGCATGTGTCCTTTTCATGGTGGTACAATGCGCAATGGCTCCCCATTCCTGAAATTGGAGCAACAAGCCTTTTCCAAACGACTTATCCCGCATTGCTGTTTTGGCATCATACTTGAATAACACAGTGTTCTCACCGATTAAAAAAACTTAAGCCATTTCATTGATGGTTGTTTTTTCATACCCAGATGATAAGGAAAAACACAGACTGAGACAAGGAGTTAAAATATGTTGCAGATGTTAAAGAAAAATTGCTATTATGGCTCTTGCTTTGGCTGCTTGACATAAAGGTTCAGCAAAGCTGATAAAGCTGGAGAAGAACACAAACAAGCCCTCAGTAGAGCAAGCGCCTGCACCAAAATATTTAAGATAATgatcaaacttaaaaaatatgagaattagtatattcaattgatcaaaactcgAAAAGATGACTTACTTCAACCTCTCCAATGCTAATTACTTTCTGTTCAACATCATAAAGAGGGACCCCTGTTTCCTTTAGAAACGAAAAAGTGGAAACGGAGAGTAGTGATGTAACTACAAGATCATCTGTGATCACAAACTGTGATTTTTTCTTAATATAGCCCCTACTGTTTGATGAGTTGGGGTTCGGAGATTTTGGGTCCAGCTGCTTTAAAATGCCGTAGCAGTGATGATGAAAAGTAGTAGACTGCTGAGAACAGATACTTGGAAGCTCAATTGGGCAACTATAAAACGGGGGAAGAATACCATTCAGGTAACTATTCTGCTTGGTTATGGAGAATGTGGTGTCTAAATTTTTAGACAAGTTATAGATGGATCCCACTGTTAGATTACCCTTATCTCCTAAGAGTTCCAATGCACATTCTAAAGGGATTGTGAGGAAGCTAAATAGAAGATCAACAAAATCTTCATTTGCTTCACCATATAATATCTTCCTATCTGATTTCCTCAGCGTTATCTTCACTCTTGTTTTGCTATTTTTTTCAGTTGTCTCTTTCATATTTGGAGCTACGAGCATGGACTGTTCAACGAACATTGTTGTTTGTTTTCTCAGAAAAACATCAGTGAGGGTAGTCTTTGAGATCAATGAATGGCTTAAAAGATTAATCTGATATAAACGACCAAAGCGACATTACTATCAAACTAAAATCTGAAATAATCAAGCAAAGGAAATATGCAGAATTTAGTTTAAGGATATATATTACCTCTTTTGAACTGATGTCCACAACTTTTTCTTCAATCTGACAAACATCATAGATACCCAAATTGAGAAGAAAATTAATAAGAGTACCTGGAAAAGCCTGCATTACTCTTAAATCATCAGTTATGAAGAACAACATTGGTTCTCCCTCACTTTCATCTATTACTGCATTACCTATAGGAATCGGAAAATTCAACATATTTCCGCAACGGCATCTTGAAGTTTTATAATGACTAAACAATTTTTCTGGACAACAAACATTTGAGCATCGGAAGTACTTTGTAGGCTCACTAACA
This window encodes:
- the LOC107960710 gene encoding uncharacterized protein, whose protein sequence is MNKEAILRVKKNVVKDETAGESTFFITDDLRIMQGLPGDLIQSLLNFGIKNVSLIEEKVLEIGSAEMCNLLSHLFISKMTLTDVFLRKQGILSSTAMLDEQFMLVRAPNMKESNENDGKRSVKIMLRKSDSKLLYAEASANFVDLLFSFLTIPLESVLELVDGRLLTFMDPKSPTPNTENSSGYVEKNSLFVITDNLVVKSLSSVSSISLLKEIGISVDDVEEQVIIIGEVEIAALGSTASGLGLLCMIG
- the LOC107960711 gene encoding uncharacterized protein, producing the protein MGNIKGFVEAMSMASEDSTTVSIKLLIDQESNKVIVAEAGSDIVDILRSLLKFPLGNIARLIGKHQSVQRAVCLNNLYDSVENLSPTIFRTDACKSMLLNPRSIHEDQYSKKLKLNMDVSEPTKYFRCSNVCCPEKLFSHYKTSRCRCGNMLNFPIPIGNAVIDESEGEPMLFFITDDLRVMQAFPGTLINFLLNLGIYDVCQIEEKVVDISSKEINLLSHSLISKTTLTDVFLRKQTTMFVEQSMLVAPNMKETTEKNSKTRVKITLRKSDRKILYGEANEDFVDLLFSFLTIPLECALELLGDKGNLTVGSIYNLSKNLDTTFSITKQNSYLNGILPPFYSCPIELPSICSQQSTTFHHHCYGILKQLDPKSPNPNSSNSRGYIKKKSQFVITDDLVVTSLLSVSTFSFLKETGVPLYDVEQKVISIGEVEALALLRACLCSSPALSALLNLYVKQPKQEP